The genomic stretch atgcttcatatgcaaatgtttgatttatttgtgcacttctggagatgcaatgctatgaattctatatgcaatgTACTGATTGATTGATCAGGGCTTCTGCTTcgatgtggaatagattaggtggagttctgaactctgcttgattcaagatagggtggatgcccctgatttgttgatgattggaccatgcgggtgaaatgataatgagaatgcaatgatatgcatgatgattgtatgaGTATGAATGGGATGATAGTTTCCAAGAtgccaggagtggatggagtatgcccttgtggaaagttgttgcttgaaggatagcaCTTGTGAAGGCGAGGTGTTGACTTGACTCCTCaacacttgtcttgatatctgacacttgcttggggatgaaaagatgaattgtcactagcttgccccagtTTGTAGGATCTCTTGAGATATGACTTTGAGAAAACTCGAATCACGGagattgcaatggtctgccccagtgtcgATTATGGAATgagtgccccagattgaaaggaactattcCACCAGATAGATGCTTCTGAtatttgctttgtggatgaccaaactttacctttgtaagattactcgatggaatttcaatgttgaactttccttggtatcaagtacttgctttctgattagagacaattctgttttggaagagataatgagaaatgcaatgcacatgttactctcaaagaaaagtttttatttgtcaatgttatattgatactaacacaaatgacacagcaacataaggagtcagttttgacatgatttcacagtttgtatgctttcagaacgaaccctgcttcaattaggacttttgagggttgtaacgtggccgggttcacggtttgagaaacaaaggataaaggctcaagttctacttaacccacccctcttcatgatgtcctccagtcctacgttcagttagtttgacacgagtgttcatctttcaggaaggattgtgatggatgaggatcctttgtagctttgatggaggtggcagtcaccctttggtgcttttattgatggtcacaacaacttgtcccttggaggatttttgttttgcttttgtcttttgctttccctaacttttgcctggacagaaagtttcttttgattttggtttttgttgtccagcgggatatgccccagtttttgcctaagtcattcgcttcaaagcttttctttttgacttagcgggctattgcttctttcttttttgatcatgattcaatactttcttttcattctctttttgcctcgttcgggaacaagttgtatggcttttgtgattgacttgaaggaaaggttgtgactgccctcttcttagtgaatgggagacatccattgtggattgtgctcttttgTTGTAGgatatgagatatgattgatcctctgatggaatacctgaaagtcgaGCGCTcagtcgcactaactgaagactaccctgccccttggttaagattgagggttttgtatcttttgaaaagaaactactactcctttggctcaaaaggggttgacgaaggattcactcccttataactccggtgtttgaggatagaaacaatgcctgtacatcatcagcaggatcttgttccaaaagcatacaattagtgattcatgtgtttttgatttttcatcatcctcctttttttagttgcttaagacaaatgagtggagtatcaatgaacataatgacaaagatggaatgatttgagaaaaacatgtatattgcattatttttatttattcaaacagaatgagtttcttacaatgaggagtacttgataacaacaaaagtaatgcAGTTGAAAATACttgagaaatctatacaatggcaagcttggccttattttgatgcaaatgaaatgttctctgacaaacacaaagtctttaggctccattggtggaaggtgccccctttAGGGGGCATGGAGTTCTCTGATAatagcttgatcttgtttgtaattccccatgattctttgtttaTTGTCTCTTGTCATGTATCGGTGTCGAGGAATcgtcttgtctgatctgatggagaggaagaaggtaagagtcttggtaaccatgggtgcacatgcatgaatgcaaaaatgttaatgaaaatgcaaatgtatcataaatcaggatcaaggatcaaggcctcttggataacatccTCTCATggacaataagatatggtcgaatcctccagattcagaggttcgacgttgctttctggataaatagcttgtgcataagtcaaaggcgGTCGAACcatccagattcagaggttcgacgttgattctgatagataaccttgcataagtcacataaggtcgaaccctccagattcagaggttcgacgttgattatgatagatagtctgaacgggcatagggtgggatggaggcttgttttcctgcaaaacaaaatttcccaacccctctcacaggtgtgatctagtataaggtaggtcaaaaagccaacagaggattgaaagtaggcgctatcatacgatattgcctcgttcaaccaagctctgcccgtggatacatgatcggatcaatcagacatacgtcttctgtccgtcatggccactctattcctagttcctaaggtatcactcatggcctgggtattgggccttttacctcatagaaatcccacccaacctgcaaacagagaaaatatgcggcccccacggggacccataatatagtccagaatgcgagaaaataaacatgatatgcaggcaataaatagtcatgatatgcaaggcataaagaagtaaagcaataaagcagtaaagcaataaagcaataaatcaataaatgaacacccaTAGAAAAGAAAtcaaacacaagctaggatcgactaagctaggtccccagcagagtcgccagctgtcgcacgctcgcgaaaatgaacagagtcgccaccaatatatttatcccatgagggaaaggaatatcagaaaacctagaataaggataagagaaggtcttgcgaccagagatcgggtaagaagtcggttacgcaaggggaaggtgttagcacccctcacgtctgtggtactccacaggatccacttatgtttgttctattctaagggtgtatacatctaaagcttaattactaagggaatgcatgcaaatgaaagaagagaaacacggggaaaataaggtttataaataattgtgctcgcttaggccccgcgacccaatgcctacgtatccttttcaggaatcagagcgccgtagttcggctctttagtttttgtttgtttttgtgttttttagtgaacgacgttacattcgcactccgctgctcgacctctggagtcttaagctgggaatggagcggaaacaacgtgtccgattaatgagaaagaatgccctgaaggcaagagaaagaatgcctcggaggcaagagagaaaagagattggtttgtgtcttttatgtgtgattccatgatggacgaaaacctactacaaggcatcgcatcacttcctcactttgattagctctgagcctttattagatattttgaaatgtttttggttgggtgtcttttaagggaaattaatttgtgacttagatcataccaaaaagagttttgttttgcatatttagagaaagcacatcgaggcctacgccacaatcgtttctctaaataacggttaagaaatacatcgaggtttcacacctcaatcatttcttctccgctaagtaaaggagatacaaaaagagttcttttgtgaatatttagagaatgcacatcgaggcctacaccacgatcgtttctctaaacaacggttaagaaatacatcgaggcttcacacctcaatcatttcttctccgctaagtaggaaagaacatacatcggggcctacgccccaatcatttctttcttactatgaaatatagtaacggtatgatcttcatcgatatttattaagtattttaaaagttgaaaagaaaagaaggacaactagcctaaaatgaaaacTAGTCTAATGTTATGATTCTACCTAAATGTTAGGAGCAAAAAGCGACATGagaatataagcataagcggagatcgaaattacaagtaaaaatacaagtaaataacgatacaagaattagtgtaaaatggctaacataaacacttgaaaatatggtacaagacatgaaagtgaACGATGCAACATAGtacaaaaaatcaaatttaaaggactatttatttttattgatttttttatgtgACAAAAAGACAAGAATTTAATCAAGCAAGTGAATTAAAAATACAAgcctaaaactattatttttgtgattattttactatttttatatgTGACAAAAATTCTATCAAGGTCTCAAAATTAATAAGAGAGAATTAGTATTAATTATCAAAATGAAAATggcaaaaaactaattaaaaactaAATTCTAATAATAGATATAGGGGGGTGCAGCACTGAATATAGTGGTGTAATAGCAGTTAGGGCGCTGGCCCATTGAGGCAGGCCCAGGACATTATTTTTGTTTCAGATTGTTGGCCAAAAATGGATAGCACGGGCCAGTGGGGTGTAAATGGTAAAACGGCCCATGTGCgattttattgtttgattttctTGTCAAAGAAGTTGTATGGGCTTCATAGGTGTGTGCTTAGCAATTACGACCCAGGGATTGTTTTTATCAGATTTTCatacagaaaaaaataaaatttaaaaaaacaaattaataatgGAAATAATGGAAAAAGAGAAATTGGGGATTAGGGTTAGGCTTTGCGCCGTttcaactctttctcttaacttcTCGTTCTCGTTTCTCCTTCGTGGAAACGGCGATGGCCTTCCCCTCCTCTCCGGCGAGCGTTATGAACGCCGCCGCAACTAACCCTTCTTCTACCTCGATCTCCGTCTCTAATCCCAACCTCATTCTTTCTAATTCGTCCCTCAATTCTCTGTATTTGAttcacaacaaaaccctaagaagCCTAAGAAAGCGATTACAAGATGATGATGGACGCTACTGCTCAATTCATGGGGGAAACAATCAGAAGACCACAATCTACCGTATAGCATCAACAATGGCGCAAAAGAAGATGAATGATGGAAATAGCGATTCGAAGACTTACCTGAATGTGAGCCGAAGATGGTTGTTGAGGAAAACCAGAGGTGAGGTAATATTAAGCATCCATTATTCTTCAgttctttgctcttcttcttcttcttctcttcttctattTCTGAATTTTTGCTTTGAAACTCTGTTGATTGTTATTCTACgatttgttgttgtgttgatgttATTGCAGTTAGAGATGAGGCGAAGATGATGATGCTGTTTGAAGGAATTTGTTGAAGATGAACGAATGGAGTTGGTGGATGGGAGCGTTTCTTTGGGAGATTGAAGGTGAAGAGTAAGAGTGACGCCGATGGTTGTGATGCTGAGATGAACGTTGGGTGAGGCTCGTTCTTGGAGAATTTGCAGTGATGTCGAGGCGATACGAAAGCGAAGTTGTGAGGAAGATTGAGGTTTGCGGACTTATGTATGGATTGACGATGATGAAATCTTCAGGTGTTGAcccttttcttctccttcttcaattttcttcttcaattctgttATGTGTGGATTTAGGATTTGGCTTGTGATAGTGATGATGGTGAGGTGCAGGTTTGGAGTTAATtcgatgaagatgaaggttgaggTTGCAGAGTTTGAAGATGGGTGAGTATGGAAGAGAGTGAAAGCGTGGAGTTTGTGATGTGGAACTGAGAGAATGAATGgagtgaaaatggtggagaggcTCAAGAATGATTGAAGTCTCTGTTATATAGGGATGAAAGGTTGGTTCTCTTCTGAAGTTTCTGTTAATTCAGTTAGAATTCTGTTAGCTTTTCTATTGGCTATAACTGAATTAGTTAGGTTTTTAAGTTTGTTATGAGTTGGTTTAGGAATCTGTTAGGTGTTTTAGAAGTTAGTTACAAGGGAAGTTACAATTCTGTTATAACTGTTAGGATGAGTTAGCTTTCTGTTGGAAGGTTAGTTGGTGGTTTGAAACTGGTTAGAGGTGAGTTATGCAGTGTTTGTTAGTACTGGCTGAAACTGGTTTTTGATATGGATGTGGCTGCTGTTTGATATTGGTGTATATGACATTTTTCTGGTTTGATTTGCAGGTACAGGCTCAGTTTTGAAGATGGAATATGGGGCTGAAGTGAATTTATCATGCAGCGGGCTCGGTTCGACTTCAAGTGCAGGCTGCAGAGCATGAAGAAAAAGGAAGAGGAACTTGGGATTAGTTTTAGGTTTAGAAGTGAGCATAtgatgtttcttttttctttctgttCCATGTTCCAAAAGTAGACAAACAGTAGGGTATTGGTATGGTTTGTAAATAATGGATTTCATTTGTAAATTTGAACTTGAATGAATATATTTGGAATAATGTTGGTTTTGAATGATGTGATATTGAGAATGGATGACGAATacatttgttgttgaaattgtggtGATCTTTGAAAGAGCTTTGAATAAAGAATTCCAATTACTCTTACACTCCATATTAGCCCGCACGAATTTTCTCTCCAAACTCAACATGTTTACAACCCACTCTAATCAAGTTATTTGAACATACATTTAAATTCATGACATTGAATAATTCCAAACAAGGGATCCCTATGATCAAACTAAATTAGTCTTGCGCTAAAACTCTTATCTTCAACCATCAGATTTAATCCAGGTTAATTGCTCTCGGCCTTAAAATATCTTGCTTTGGTGAACACACGATGGGGATTCCTTGAAATAAATGATGGTGGAAGCATCAAGGAACACCTTGGCATGAAATCTCATGAGAAtttagatgaagaagagattcaTACTGCCCAAAAATTAAAGCTTTAATCTTATAATCCAACACCCGAAGTAACATTTACTGAATCATACTTGAATGAAGTAGAAACCCCAATCTCCAAGATCCTTGAACCCAAGACAACTTTATTgatttaatgatgcatgagttatgacgacctaagatgtaaatgaatgagaaacataagccaattagaaataaaattaggagggcaaattttggggtgcaacacctattttctttgattttttttcacaacttcaattaattatttaactaaccaaatcaattcatttttcattcattttttacacacctcttatttaatatatatattttaagaatataaaaaaaatcatcaaaaaatatttatttgatacatttttaaatagttttaaaatgacttgtttttaagtaattttaatacttttaaatactattttttatttgattttcaaacttaatcacttgtaaatattttttgaagcaaaccctaatcatctaagtgttaattgagaataatcttttgtttatcttgattaaattgacttctttcaaaattcaaatcgttttaaaacaagcaatcgcgattcttttcaaaaacgataaaccatttcttttttattttcaaaggaaactattgattaaatctttttaattgatcaattgattttcaaaacaatgtGGGGCCTCtagaatattagagagtataagtccctttcgtcttcctttgtacagtttttctttaaacagaaaactttttttccaaattacttccaaacagtttttcaTACAaacaaatctcacatctttttttttcaaaaccatccaccatgttttatgaaaataaaacatgggcctctcgaatattagagagtataagtcccttttcttctttctttttacagtttttctttgtacagaaaactctttcaaaacaaactttcaaactgttttttcaAACGATGCGTCTGTTAATAAAagaatcaaccatgttttataaaataaaacatgggcctccacataggtataagtcccattcctgtacatgaaattaggtatttcatcgtacatcctttttgtacatacaccttttttgtacatacctcgatcagtttgttttttaacttttaataacaaatcaaaaatgaaggttttctttaaatcttcccaaaaataccatgggcctccatgtaggtataagtcccaagccttttgtaaatacctgtttacataactgttgaataaactcaatggacctctccccgagtatgagtcccgagcccccgtgtatacaaatggatcatgcttacaggtatatttccttcataaactccattatatacacacactttgtcatatgtatgtgcttgttcatacttgttcatatctgttcatataactgttcatatttgttcatgtacttgttcatgatTGTTCGTACTTGtccatacttgtgattgtgttatatatacttgttcaacttagtacaacactaggttccccatagcctcctattgggcttcgtgcaaagaatctccctagtttaggttaggacatagagtatggtttcccggtgaaatcgctctaagagctcaaaccaactataccatgcctccctttgggctttgtacaaacgagtgaccctcccatagcctcctcttgggcttacaatgcaaggaccctggattgtccctcccatagcctcctcttgggcttacaatgcaaggaccctcggatagcctcctattgggcttcgtacaaggacccacgggcttcttataagcatcccccaatatccaaaaacaaataccctaggagattagacatttttcatctctatgctaggagtatctcttatatatcatcacaaacaatcaatcaatcaaactttttttgccacaaggctggctaatcaatcaaactttttcttgccacaaggctggctaatcaatcaaatcgtttttccaccgtactggctgattaatcaaagtttttgtcacaaggctgacttcattgaatcttttgccacaaggttggctgattaatcaaaactttttgtcacaaggctgacttcattgaaagtttttgccacaaggctggttaaacaaacaaaaacatctttatcattctaagcgccataagtggcatggcccagggcttataatgaaaagattttcaaacaaaaatcaaacagatgtatgtgatgatatagattagatacatctagcatttagacgacatttgtctattttcctttgcttccactagcataagtgggaactacgattgctctgactttctcaacatccctttgagaatacgtaggcacaaggtcgatccttggcgatcaaaacaaaacaaaaaaaaccattcaaaccttagcacccgtagaccccgagctacagatgctctgattccctctaagggatatgtatgcagaggatcgcgatgatctttgcgagcataatcaaacaaacaccttaggtcccacctttttcacaagaacctctcaacaacatggaatgaaaaacaaagcaaagaaacctatagagtactatagatacgttgggtgctaataccttcccttcgtataaccaaccctcttacccaaagatctctccccccacttttaggttattgcagcttttttccttttcctcctttggaaataataaaaagtttggtccgtacaaaagaaaaatcattttttgagcactcgagcccaaagaaggcatcaggtgtctcatcccgaaaaaagacaacgatttttccccgcgacagaaaaatggcgacttcattggggaccatctttttattgtttccaaaggaagggttatttctatttgctttatttttcatttcattttttgttatatttgtggttctggttctgttacttgtgtggttctgttacaagtgatacattatggacaaatcctaacccggattaagtacacataagaaattaggtggagggtatagtcatgtgcaggcgcacgtgagaatccttccgctcagtggaggttccttgttggtaatatatgtttagcatgtttcgtagcgaagacattgttactttcattgaactgtagaagctgagagaccgtagaaccccaacccatccttgccttattaggttgtggtgcagaaactattcaggtgaagacttggattagttgtcatgcggagaaccacactcagacgagtttttcttgagaatattactggctcatgagtttaattgtggaaggccggtaatatccgaaagaaaaatgtagactctgacgtatcagtagaacatgtcatgcaggtgattaactagaactatcccatttttggttctctgacctcatgctcgtgacgttggacctttgaacctatgcgttaccatgtttgtgttaccatgtttgcgttaccatgtttgtgttgccatgtatgcgttaccatgttcgcgttaccctgtttgcgttaccatgtttgtttcaccatgtttgaatatgtggcatccatgcattcatgcattcataccttcattaaaaaacccatctttttccataaaaaacatgatttttccaaaaacaatttagagaattttctttgcaaacattataggattaagttatggaaaaaaggtataccaaaaagtacggtttcaaagcacctgatgtagaaagactgatagagttagcatcttctgtacaagatccttctaattttaggaaaagttatggaaagcttttgcctattttgaacactcatgttgatgaaggacttctcaaaactctggttcagttctatgatcccgtctaccgttgttttacctttccagactaccagttggtaccgaccttggaagaatatgccaatcttttgggtattcctgtgtctgacaaaatacccttcaatggtttggaagccattcctaagtcacacgtcattgcagcaagtatccacatgaaaaagtctgaagtagagagtaattggactaccaaaggaaacctcccgggtttaacctcacacttccttataaagaaagcctttgatttcatcgaaactggtagcatgatagcttttgaagctgtactagccttgctcatctatgggttggttctgtttcccaatgtcgacaactttgttgatatcaatgccataaagatctttctgattggaaatcctgttccgactttgcttggtgacatgtatttctctgtccatcacaggaatcgccaaggcggtggaatcattgtatgttgtg from Vicia villosa cultivar HV-30 ecotype Madison, WI linkage group LG4, Vvil1.0, whole genome shotgun sequence encodes the following:
- the LOC131598732 gene encoding uncharacterized protein LOC131598732 isoform X1 encodes the protein MAFPSSPASVMNAAATNPSSTSISVSNPNLILSNSSLNSLYLIHNKTLRSLRKRLQDDDGRYCSIHGGNNQKTTIYRIASTMAQKKMNDGNSDSKTYLNVSRRWLLRKTRVRDEAKMMMLFEGIC
- the LOC131598732 gene encoding uncharacterized protein LOC131598732 isoform X2, producing MAFPSSPASVMNAAATNPSSTSISVSNPNLILSNSSLNSLYLIHNKTLRSLRKRLQDDDGRYCSIHGGNNQKTTIYRIASTMAQKKMNDGNSDSKTYLNVSRRWLLRKTRGELEMRRR